The genomic DNA CGTACACGACTCGCTGGCGGCGTTCGCCCAGGACTCGACCCTGCCGTCCGATCCCCGCGTCATCTACACCGGGGGCAACAACAAGATGAAATACGCCGTCAATCAGCCGAGAAGCCAGGCCGCCCCCCACGCGGCCCTCGGCTGATTCCCACCCAGTGCGCCCGAGGGCCTACTGCTGACGGCCCTCGATGGCGCACAGGAGCACGGCCGCCGCGATGCCCAGGCGGCGGTCCAGCTTCCCCGACCGATCCATGGAGAAGTCGAGCGAGATGCGCTGAACGAAGGGGTTGAAGTGCTGGCGGAAGCTCAGCACCGGCGTGCCTCCGATCGTGCCCGTGAAGGTCTGTGGCACCAGGTTGGACAGGAGGCGCCGCACCAGCGCGAGCATCATGCTGTCCTCCTGGAGGAGACCCACTTCCTGGTCTCGCACGTCCAGCACCAGCCACTCATCGCGCAGCATCGACTTGAGGCCCTTGCGGCGCAGCGCGCCCAGCTTCTCGCCCGTCGTCGGATCCGTGACGTCGTACGTGGCGCTGATGTCGAGGATGTTGCGCGCCTTGATGGTCAGCACCTCCTCGCGCATGTCCTCGCCCGTGAAGACGCGCAGGTCCTCCTTCAACTTGAACGCCTTCATCTTCGAGTAGAAGACGACCTGGCCCGCCTCGTCGTAGATGTGGAAGGCGCCCCCGAAGAGCTTGAATACCTTGCGGCGGATGACATAGCGGCTCTGAGCGAAGCGGCCCGGAGCCAGCTCGGAGCGGGGGCGTATATCGAGTGCGGTCGTCATGGATTCTCCTCGGAAGTGGGCATGCGAATCGCCGTTATAACAGCGGTGCCGCCCCAGGTGAGATCCGGCGGAGCGCTTGACCCCGCGCGACGCCTCACGCACTCATGAGGGCCATGTCCCCGCTCCCCCTGCTGTTGCTCACCCTCGTCACCGCCTCGCCCGAGCCGGTCAAGACGCCCTCGCCCCTGGCCGCGGTGAACGCCGTGCTGGATGACTGGCACCGCGCGGCCGCCCAGGCGGACGAGGCCCGCTACTTCGGCCACTTCACCCCGGACGCCGTGTACCTCGGGACGGATGGGAGCGAGCGCTGGACTCGGGACGAGTTCCGCGCGTGGGCCCGGCCCTACTTCACGAGGGGCCAGGCGTGGAGCTTCACCCCGAGCGCTCGCCGGGTGACCTTCTCCAAGGACGGGGCGGTGGCCTGGTTCGACGAGGCCCTGGCGACGCCCAACATGGGTCCCGCCCGGGGCTCGGGGGTGCTGGTGAAGGACGCGGGCGGGTGGAAGATCGCCCAGTACAACCTGTCCGTGCCCATCCCCAATGACCTGCTGGAGGACTTCAAGGCGCGCATCGAGGCGCACGGAAAGAAGCCCCCGGCGCCCGTGAAGCCCTGAGCGCTCCGGCTCAATCGTCGATGGGGTCCGGGTAGACCTCTTCCTCGTCCTCCTCGACGGCGGCACGGGCGTTCTTGCCCTTGCTGGCGGCCGGGGGCTCGACGGCGGCGTCCGGCGCCACCACGTACCACTGGCGGCCCTGCTGCACGCGCTTGAGCAGGCCATCGTGCTCCATGGCCGCGAGCAGCTTGGCGAAGGTGGAGAAGCCGTGGTCGCGCTCGTCGAAGTCCGGCTCCTTGCGCACGATGGCCTCCTTGATGAGCGAGGGGTTCACCGAGCCCGTGGCACGTCCGAGCAGCCGCTGCACCACCTCCACCGCGATGTCCGGCACGTCCGCCTTGCCCTTGGCCGGATGCGCGGCGTCCTTGCTCTCCTTGCCCTGCTTACCTCGGCCGCGCCCGGACTCCTCGGAGCGCTTGTCCTTCTTGTCCTCCTTCTTGTGCTCCCGGTCCTTCTCCTTCTCCTCCTTGTGGCGAGGGCGCAGGTAGATGAACTCGTCACAGGCCTTGACGAAGAGGGGACTGGTCGCCTCCTTCACGCCCAGGCCGATGAGGGTGCGGCCGTTCTCGCGCAGCTTGTAGGCCAGGGGGCAGAAGTCGCTGTCTCCCGAGGCGATGGCGAAGGTGTCGATATGCTCGCGCGCGTAGCAGAGCTCCAGCGCGTCGATGACCATGCGCATGTCCGCGCCGTTCTTCCCCGAGCGGGTGGAGGGAGGCACGTCGATGAGTTCCACGCCGTAGCCGTGCAGGTTGCCCTTCGCCTCCTTGAAGCGGGACCAGTCGCAGTAGGCCCGGCGGAACACCACCTTGCCGCGCTCGAGCAGGCGGTCCATGGCGGGTTGCAGGTCGAAGTTGTTGGGGGAGATACCGGTGTTCGTCACCAGGTTCTCGAAGTCGAGGAACAGCGCGATCCGGTGCTCGTTGTTGTTCAAGAACGCCTCAGCGTTGAAAGGAGGGGTCGCGGCCGAGGGCCGGACAGGTCGTCTGGAGGGTCATACACGGCTCCAGGCGGGAGCAATACGCATTCCTGCGCCCCCGTGCCTGGAGGAACGTCTCCACCGACCTTCTTCCAACAGCCGGGGGACCTCGCTGCTTCCCAGAAGCCCTCCGAAGCGTGTGCGTGGTCACGACGGACTCAGGATGAGGGGTCGCTCGACCGGCTCATGCGCCCCGGCGATGGCCACGGAGGCCACGAGGAGGAGCAGCAAGGTAGACTGGCGAGCCCGACTCCAGCACCCAGGAGCCAGAACGGTAGCGGCTTGGCTCGAGCGCCGGGCTGTGGCAGAACCCTGGCCACTCCGGGCAGTACGCGTACCGTTCAACAGAGCGCAACGACATGAAATCCCACCTGGCTGGTTACAAATACTCGCGCACGGTCTCGCCTTGCTGCTGATTGCCTGCGGCAGTGCTCGCCACGCGGCAACTCCTGGAGCGGAAGAACTCTCTGATTTCGTGCTCGTCATCGAGGAAAAGAATGGTCAGGTCCACCACTCCTGGCAACGAGCCACCGAACTCGACCTGTCGCGGTTCCCCCCTCCAAAGTGTTTGGAGGAGTATCTGATTTGCTTGAAGTTGCAAGGGTCCCATGCCCTGCAATTTCATGCCGCGAGTGACGCGGTCGAGTGGTTGCGGAGAAACCGCACGGAGCTTCTCGTTGGCACGATGGTCATCATCGCTGGCGTTGCGTTCGTGACCCTCTCCGCGGGCGCGGGAGCTGTCGTCCTGGCGCCTATGGTGCTCGTGGCCGGTTGAGGCTGGATGCATACCCCGCTGATCGTTGTCACCCTTCCATGAACACTGAACTCATCAAGAGCACCTTGAATCTGCTCCACGAGGTGGGTCGGCATGCATCCACACCGGAACAACACGAAGCGCTCGAGAACGCCAGGCTCGCCCTCTACTTCATCGAGGGGAGGAGTGAGGCTGGTCCGTTCGCGGATTATCTCGAGAAGTTCGACGCGGAGTCGCGCAGGCCCCTCATCGCCTTCGAGACGAAAGATGAAGCGGACGCCTGGCTGAGGAATCACCCCGCGCCGCCTCATGGTGCCACCATTGGGGCAGCGGGTTCTCTCTACACGCTCGCATACCTGCGCGAACTCGAACACCGGAAGCTTCTCCGCGTCCTTACCGACAAGGAACTGACACGAACGGATGACGCCGAAGTTCAGGCCGAGGAAAAAGAGGATGAACGACCCCCTCCCCATTGGAGCCATCGCTCGATGTTCAGTGTCTTTGGCTTCGCCAACTGGTCTTTCTTCCATCTCCATCAACTTGAGCAGCGACTCTCCTCGCCCGAGGAGATTGATGCCCTCCGCGTCGCCAAGCTCGCCTTCCACTTCGTGATGGACGTAGGGGAAGACCACGGATTCGAGGAGTACCGGCGAACCCTCCTCGCATCCAGGACCTCGCATCCGCTCCAGTCCTTCGCGACCCGGGAGGAGGCGGACACATGGTTGGCAACACAACCCGAGCCCCCACCTCCAGCGGTGGTCGCCATCGGTGGCGACCTCTACTCCGTGGGCTACAACCGACTGAAGCGGTACCGCGTGATGATCCGCATCCCCACGCAGCAGGAACTGGACCCCAGAGTTGCGTGAAGTGACCAGCCTGACGGCCACTCAGCGTTGAAAGAAGGTGTCGCAAAAGCGCTCGAGTCGAGCGAGCGCTTCAGGCAGGTTCATGCGGCCCAGCCCCAGCCGGAAGTGATTCCCGGGGAAGTCATACACGGCTCCGGGCAGAAGCAATACGCCTTCCTGTGCCACCAGGGCCTGACAGAACTTCTCCACCGACTCTCCACTCAACAGCCGGGGGAACGCCACGCTTCCCGCCTTGGGCCGCACCCAGGAGAAGTGTTCCCGCCGCCGCGCGAAGAAGTCGTCCATCCGCGCCAGGTTGTCCGCCAGGAGCGCCCGGCTCCTCGCCAGAACCCGCTCCCGCGCCCGCAGCGCCACGAGCGCCAGCACCTCGCTCGGCGCCGCGTTGCACAGGGACGTGTAGTCCTTGAAGGCCGCGCAGCGCGCCAGCAGCCCCGCGTCCCGGCTCGCCAGCCACCCCACCCGCAGCCCCGCCAGCCCGAACGCCTTGGACATCACCCCCACGCTCACCCCCCGGGCCGACACCTCCACCGCCGAGGGCAACGTGTCGCGCGCGTCGTATTCGAGGTAGCGGTACACCTCGTCCGACAGCACGTACACGCCCCGAGCCTCGGCCAGCGCGAACAACCCCCGCCACGTCTCCGCGTCCGGCAGCGCGCCCGTGGGGTTGTGCGGGAAGTTCACCACCACCACCTTCGTGTCCGGCCGCAGCATGCGCTCCACCGCCGCGAGGTCCAGGCGCCAGCCCTCGTCCTCGCGCAGCCGCAGGAGCGACACCTCCGCCCCCGTCGCCCGAGCCACCTCGTACAGGGACTGGTAGCCCGGCCATGTCACCACCGCGTGATCCCCCGGCCCCAGGAGCACGTTGAGCAGGACGAAGATCGCGTCCTGCGCCCCCGCGAACGTCAACACCTGCCCGGCGTCCACCCCGGGGTAGAGCCCGGCCAATTCCTCGCGCAACACGGGCAGGCCCGTGGACTCCGTGTAGCCCAGGCTCAGCCGCTCCCAGCGCTCGCGCGCGTCCGCGTCCGCCAGAGCCAGCAGGTCGCTCATCCGCCAGCCCTCGATGTCCGAGGAGCACAGCAGATAGGGCGCCTGGAACTCCCATTTCGCGAAGTACCGCTCGAGCTTGAACTCTGGAATCCGCATGACAGCCCCCTAACGCATCAACAGGAAGAGCAGTCCGAGCGCCAGCAACACCGCGCCCACCACCGCCAGCACCTTGACCACCGACACCGGGGCGTCGCCCAGCACCACGGCCGGATCCTCCCCGTGCACCACCACCCGGTAGAGCTTGTTCCGGTAGCGGTAGGCCAGCACGTAGGCGGGCAGCGCGTAGCGGCGCGTCTCCAGGCGCGAGAGCACCACCGCCACGTGCACGTTGCGGAAGCGGCGGCCCGGGATGTGCTCGCGCTCCATGCGCTGGCGGGCCTCGGCCTCCACCGCCGCTTGAATCTGCCGCCGCGCCCCCGAGCGCGTCACGTCGAAGCGCTCCATCTGCGCGTCCTCGGGACCCCGGGGCTCGCGCGCCGCGGCACCCAACCGGTAGCCCCCCGCGAGCTGGGCACATTCGCGCGCCGAGAGGCCCCTCGACGCGGACACGAGTACATCCTGGAAGGCGAGGTCCACCTGCCCCGCGTGCGGCGCCCAGTCCGAGCGGCGGCTGCCCGCGTCCGAGTCCGCCGCCCAGCTCACCCGCGCTCCCGCGCTGAAACCCCACGCCGGCCACCACAGGGCCTTCAGCGAGTCCACCGCCGCCCGGACCGCCAGATCCGAGGGCCGGAAGAAGCGCTTCTGGGAGAGGAAGCCCGCGAGCGCCTCGCGGGCCGCGGAGGGATCCACCGTGAAAGGCACGATGGCCTCGGCCTGCTCCAGCGGGTCCGCCGTCGTCTCCACGTGCATCACCGACGCGCAGAAGGCACACCGGGGCGCCTTCGCCTCCACCGAGTACTCCACCGCGGCCCCACAGGTGTCACAGCGCGCCACCCGTGCCCGGACCTTCTCGCGCGGCACGCCAGACTCCCGGGAGCGGGGCACCGCCAGTCCACAGAGCGGACAGCGCAAGTCCCCCACCTCGAGCGCGCCGCCACACCGCGCGCACCCCACCGCCGCCAGCGCCGTCATGAGTGGCCTCGCAGGAGGAAGTACAGCCCCACGCCCAGCGCCACCACCGTCAGCACCGTGAGCGCCACCTTCACCCACGACACGGGCGGATTGCCGTACACCTCACCCGTCTGTCCGTTGACCACCACGCGCAGCGGGGGCGCGTTCGGGGCGTAGCGCGCCGCCAGCACCCACACGGGCACCAGGCACACGTCCAGCGACTCCTCCTCCAAGCGCATCTGGTAGCGCAAGTCCCGGTGCGAATCGCCCGGCATGAAGGCCGCGAGGCGCCGCGCCACGAGCGCCTCCGCCTCCGCGCGCGCCTGGGCCAGGCACTCCTCGCGCGCCAGCGACGGCTCCTCCGTCACCCAGCCGGCCACCAGTCCGGGCTCGTAGCGCGCCAGGGCCCTCAAATCGAAGGGCTCCAGCGCCTCCAGCTCCGCGTTGGGCAGGCCCCGCGAGGCCGTCACCAGCACGTCCGGCACATACTCGGCGTGCGCGCCCCGGAGCGAGCGCCACTCCGTCTTCGTCACCGTGCGCGTCTTGGTGACCGTCTTGCCGTTCTCCGTCGTCGTGTACGTCTCCGTCTCGCGGTAGTCCTCGCCGATGGAGGCGCTGTACTCGGACTCGGCACGGGCGCTGTAGAGCCAGGCCGGCACATACACCCCCCGGACGTCCTGCAGCGGCGCTCGTTTGAGCCCCGAGTGCGTCCACGGGTGACGCGAGCGCAGCCACGCCTTCACCCGCTCGCCCGCGGCCTGATGCGTGAGCGCGAAGCCCAACGTGAAGACGGGCTCGGGCCTGTCCACGCTCGGCGGACGCTCCACCACCGAGGGCGCCGCGCAGTACGGACACACCGTGGTGCGCAACTCGGGCGCCACCACCAGCTCCGCCCCGCACGACTGGCACCGCAGGTTCATCCCTGGCTCCTCTCGTTCCGGACCCGCGCCTCCCCATACCATCGCCCCAAACTCAACATCCGGGCCAAATGGTGGTATAGGGTCACACCCGTGGTCCTATTTCACGCCATTCATCCGACAGGCGGCTCGCGCCCGTCCTACCTCCTCTCCGGGAGCGACCCCACCGCACTGACCGAGAATCTCTCGGTGGATGGACGGCTCTGGCCTCTCCTCGTCGCGAAGTTCG from Melittangium boletus DSM 14713 includes the following:
- a CDS encoding nuclear transport factor 2 family protein produces the protein MSPLPLLLLTLVTASPEPVKTPSPLAAVNAVLDDWHRAAAQADEARYFGHFTPDAVYLGTDGSERWTRDEFRAWARPYFTRGQAWSFTPSARRVTFSKDGAVAWFDEALATPNMGPARGSGVLVKDAGGWKIAQYNLSVPIPNDLLEDFKARIEAHGKKPPAPVKP
- a CDS encoding NYN domain-containing protein, with the translated sequence MNNNEHRIALFLDFENLVTNTGISPNNFDLQPAMDRLLERGKVVFRRAYCDWSRFKEAKGNLHGYGVELIDVPPSTRSGKNGADMRMVIDALELCYAREHIDTFAIASGDSDFCPLAYKLRENGRTLIGLGVKEATSPLFVKACDEFIYLRPRHKEEKEKDREHKKEDKKDKRSEESGRGRGKQGKESKDAAHPAKGKADVPDIAVEVVQRLLGRATGSVNPSLIKEAIVRKEPDFDERDHGFSTFAKLLAAMEHDGLLKRVQQGRQWYVVAPDAAVEPPAASKGKNARAAVEEDEEEVYPDPIDD
- a CDS encoding aminotransferase class I/II-fold pyridoxal phosphate-dependent enzyme codes for the protein MRIPEFKLERYFAKWEFQAPYLLCSSDIEGWRMSDLLALADADARERWERLSLGYTESTGLPVLREELAGLYPGVDAGQVLTFAGAQDAIFVLLNVLLGPGDHAVVTWPGYQSLYEVARATGAEVSLLRLREDEGWRLDLAAVERMLRPDTKVVVVNFPHNPTGALPDAETWRGLFALAEARGVYVLSDEVYRYLEYDARDTLPSAVEVSARGVSVGVMSKAFGLAGLRVGWLASRDAGLLARCAAFKDYTSLCNAAPSEVLALVALRARERVLARSRALLADNLARMDDFFARRREHFSWVRPKAGSVAFPRLLSGESVEKFCQALVAQEGVLLLPGAVYDFPGNHFRLGLGRMNLPEALARLERFCDTFFQR